Proteins from a genomic interval of Balaenoptera musculus isolate JJ_BM4_2016_0621 chromosome 16, mBalMus1.pri.v3, whole genome shotgun sequence:
- the LOC118882357 gene encoding 40S ribosomal protein S29-like gives MGHQQLYWSHPRKFGQGSRSCRVCSNRHGLIRKYGLNMCHQCFRQYAKDIGFIKLD, from the coding sequence ATGGGGCACCAGCAGCTCTACTGGAGCCATCCGAGAAAATTCGGCCAGGGTTCTCGTTCTTGCCGCGTCTGCTCAAACCGGCACGGTCTGATCCGGAAATACGGCCTCAATATGTGCCACCAGTGTTTCCGCCAGTACGCGAAGGACATCGGCTTCATTAAGTTGGACTAA